The following coding sequences lie in one Spirosoma sp. KUDC1026 genomic window:
- a CDS encoding site-specific DNA-methyltransferase translates to METIDKLPLTSLEMTDHQREQLKAIFPEVFTESNRIDWDRLRLTLGEAVDTGKERFGLNWPGKADCFKTIQQPSRATLLPAPDEGVNADDTQNVFIEGDNLEVLKLLQKSYLGQVKMIYIDPPYNTGNDFVYPDNYGENLDTYLAYTGQVDEQGRRFATNTDTDGRFHSKWLNMMYPRLFLAKNLLREDGVIFISIDDSELENLKRICSEIFGEENFIELIIWKKRSTPPNDKVIGANHDYILVYCKSVERVKLNLRERTAEQLSRYRNPDDHPKGAWTPGDLMANVKGGRYVQSLYFPIQNPNTGEDHYPSSNGNWRFNQDKIKKLLENDEIYFGEDGKGRPKLKRFLSEVKEGIAYPTIWDFAPLNTDGSKEMGMLLGNMTIFDNPKPSGLIKEVIKIGATQSDIVLDFFAGSATTAHAVLELNKEDGGNRKFVCVQLPEPTAEDSEAGKAGYQTIADISKERIRRVIKRIDQERAQLVEEIRQLEDSIAIKEEQAAERQQTANAGSLFTNTDAVKNQVKAIHEQITKLREKIAEKEAQIERIDTTDKGFRVFKLAPSNFNVWDASVAKTPEAIQTQLFNHIDHIRAGATQADLLTELLLKSGFPLTTPVETLTLAGKTVYSVADGELLVCLEEQLTQDVIKAIADRRPSRVICLDAGFQHNDPLKTNATLLMKDRGVVKFQTV, encoded by the coding sequence ATGGAAACTATTGACAAATTACCGCTGACATCGCTGGAGATGACTGACCACCAGCGCGAACAGCTTAAGGCTATTTTTCCCGAAGTGTTTACGGAAAGCAACCGCATTGACTGGGATCGCCTGCGCCTGACGCTGGGCGAAGCCGTCGATACGGGTAAAGAGCGTTTCGGCCTCAACTGGCCCGGCAAAGCCGATTGCTTTAAGACCATTCAGCAGCCCAGCCGGGCGACCTTACTGCCCGCGCCCGACGAAGGCGTAAACGCCGATGACACACAGAATGTCTTCATCGAAGGCGATAACCTGGAAGTGCTGAAACTGTTGCAGAAGAGCTACCTGGGGCAGGTGAAAATGATTTACATCGACCCGCCCTACAACACCGGCAACGACTTCGTTTACCCCGACAACTACGGCGAAAACTTAGATACGTACCTGGCCTACACCGGGCAAGTAGACGAACAGGGCCGACGTTTTGCGACCAATACCGACACCGACGGTCGTTTCCACTCCAAATGGCTCAATATGATGTACCCGCGCCTGTTTCTGGCCAAGAACCTGCTGCGCGAGGATGGGGTGATTTTTATCTCCATTGACGATAGTGAGCTAGAAAACTTGAAAAGAATTTGCAGTGAAATTTTTGGTGAGGAAAATTTTATTGAATTGATAATTTGGAAAAAGCGTAGTACACCTCCAAACGACAAAGTAATTGGTGCTAATCATGATTATATACTTGTTTACTGCAAAAGTGTTGAACGGGTTAAGTTAAACCTTCGAGAACGTACCGCAGAACAGTTAAGCAGATATAGGAATCCAGATGATCACCCTAAAGGAGCTTGGACACCAGGAGACCTTATGGCTAATGTCAAAGGAGGGCGTTATGTTCAATCTTTATATTTTCCAATACAAAATCCGAACACAGGCGAAGACCATTATCCATCCTCAAACGGTAACTGGAGATTCAATCAGGATAAGATAAAAAAGCTGTTAGAAAATGATGAAATATATTTTGGTGAAGATGGTAAAGGTAGACCCAAGTTGAAGCGCTTTTTGAGCGAAGTAAAAGAAGGAATAGCATACCCTACCATTTGGGATTTTGCCCCTTTAAACACGGATGGTTCCAAGGAGATGGGAATGCTGCTTGGAAATATGACAATTTTTGACAATCCCAAACCTAGCGGTTTAATCAAAGAGGTTATTAAGATTGGAGCTACTCAATCTGACATTGTTCTCGACTTTTTCGCCGGTTCAGCCACTACAGCACATGCTGTTTTAGAGTTGAATAAGGAAGACGGTGGTAATCGTAAGTTCGTTTGTGTTCAGTTACCAGAGCCAACGGCGGAAGACAGCGAAGCGGGTAAGGCAGGGTATCAAACTATTGCCGACATCAGCAAAGAACGTATTCGCCGGGTAATTAAACGGATTGACCAGGAGCGAGCGCAACTGGTCGAGGAAATCAGGCAGCTTGAGGATTCCATTGCAATTAAAGAAGAGCAAGCCGCCGAACGCCAGCAAACGGCTAATGCGGGCAGCTTATTTACCAATACGGATGCGGTAAAGAATCAGGTAAAAGCCATTCATGAGCAGATTACTAAGCTGCGGGAGAAGATCGCTGAGAAGGAAGCGCAGATTGAACGTATAGACACTACCGACAAAGGCTTTCGGGTGTTTAAGTTGGCTCCCTCTAACTTTAACGTCTGGGACGCCAGCGTCGCCAAAACGCCGGAGGCTATCCAGACGCAACTGTTCAACCACATTGACCACATTCGCGCCGGAGCCACCCAGGCCGACCTGCTGACGGAATTACTGCTCAAATCCGGTTTTCCCCTTACTACGCCCGTTGAAACGCTCACGCTGGCCGGAAAAACCGTTTACAGCGTCGCCGATGGCGAGTTGTTGGTTTGTCTGGAAGAGCAACTAACCCAAGACGTAATCAAGGCAATCGCCGACCGCCGTCCGTCGCGTGTTATCTGCTTAGACGCGGGTTTTCAGCACAACGACCCGCTCAAAACCAACGCTACCTTGCTGATGAAAGACCGGGGCGTTGTAAAATTCCAAACGGTATAG
- a CDS encoding AAA family ATPase, with protein sequence MITRIEIDGFKSFRNFQMEFSPLTVIAGANASGKSNLFDALHLLSRLADMDLKAAFSGLRGEPIEQFTYYGNGQYADEMSFVVDLLVDQQVRDNWDSEATLTYTRLRYGLKIRRLPDQQDLTVSYESLYPIPYDDAWIERYLPVETRESWVPTRGLDYRLQLNTIYDFSRVYGVYAQDGSYEPFKNGAFQGTTAKVIRQTYLSSFNRVDTPHLLAAREEIRNWRIYNVDPDVLRAPSGYLTDSTILPTGENMAAVLYRIKQTDSFSFASIRRKLANLLPGLTDLDVIDDKADQRYIIRVKSSDGREFTSRVLSEGTLRLLVLCVLQYDDQHKGVTCLEEPENGTHPFRLKLVAQLLSDLSDNFMDTDFPLRQVIVNTHSPLLVNEVLQVELRQFVSVWFTQLVTQNALLNDRRVSLQITRILPVETEKESRYPSLSETEKKISLRQLQQYLQSTDVEDTLNDLSHL encoded by the coding sequence ATGATCACCCGCATCGAAATAGACGGCTTCAAGAGTTTCCGCAATTTCCAGATGGAGTTTTCACCCCTGACGGTTATTGCCGGGGCCAACGCGTCGGGCAAGAGCAACCTGTTCGATGCATTGCACCTGCTGTCGCGGCTGGCCGATATGGATTTGAAAGCGGCCTTCAGCGGCCTGCGCGGGGAGCCCATCGAGCAATTCACTTACTACGGTAACGGACAATACGCTGACGAGATGTCGTTCGTCGTCGACCTGCTAGTCGACCAGCAGGTGCGGGATAATTGGGACAGTGAGGCTACGCTAACCTACACGCGATTACGGTATGGATTGAAAATTCGACGGTTACCTGACCAGCAGGATTTAACAGTTTCTTATGAAAGTCTTTATCCTATCCCCTATGATGATGCATGGATCGAGCGTTACCTGCCTGTAGAAACTAGAGAAAGTTGGGTGCCGACGAGAGGGTTAGATTATCGACTTCAATTAAATACGATTTACGATTTCAGTCGGGTATACGGTGTTTACGCGCAAGATGGCTCGTACGAACCGTTTAAGAATGGAGCATTTCAGGGCACAACGGCCAAAGTCATACGGCAAACGTACCTGAGTAGTTTCAATCGGGTAGATACCCCACACTTGCTGGCTGCACGTGAAGAGATACGGAACTGGCGGATATACAACGTAGACCCCGATGTATTGCGTGCTCCAAGCGGGTATCTGACGGATAGTACTATTCTGCCAACGGGCGAAAACATGGCGGCTGTACTATACCGCATTAAACAGACCGATTCGTTTTCGTTTGCCAGTATCCGGCGTAAACTGGCCAATCTGCTGCCTGGTCTGACTGATCTTGATGTTATTGACGACAAAGCCGATCAGCGTTACATCATTCGGGTGAAAAGTAGCGACGGCCGCGAGTTTACATCCCGTGTTTTGTCGGAGGGAACCCTGCGGTTGCTGGTGCTTTGTGTGCTCCAATACGACGATCAGCACAAGGGTGTCACTTGTCTGGAAGAGCCCGAAAACGGTACGCACCCATTTCGCCTAAAATTAGTGGCGCAGCTATTGAGCGACCTGAGCGACAACTTCATGGATACGGATTTTCCGTTGCGGCAAGTGATTGTCAATACCCATTCGCCCCTGTTGGTCAACGAGGTGTTGCAGGTGGAGTTACGTCAGTTTGTATCCGTGTGGTTTACGCAGTTAGTAACCCAGAACGCCTTATTAAACGACCGACGTGTGAGCCTACAGATAACCCGAATACTTCCCGTAGAAACCGAAAAAGAGAGTCGTTACCCTTCCTTATCAGAAACAGAGAAGAAGATTTCGCTTCGGCAACTTCAGCAGTATTTACAGAGCACGGACGTCGAAGATACGCTTAATGACCTATCCCACCTATGA
- a CDS encoding DUF4276 family protein: MSQVITVGFITEGTTDVRFLNSIIRRTFDDLTWECQQAIDVYPPTALTISKIGLTFSEYVLEAARAAEDDKLMVLCVHTDADDESDTNTFAHRISPAFADVETCTDAVCKNLVAIVPVRMTEAWMLADKEALKAEIGTDKTDAQLGLIRPPESIADPKETIKDAIRLAFDHRSRRSRNQASISDLYEPLGATVRLERLALLPSYQKFQEAVREAFRRLNYLH; the protein is encoded by the coding sequence ATGAGCCAAGTGATTACGGTAGGCTTTATCACCGAAGGAACAACCGATGTACGTTTCCTAAATAGCATTATCCGTCGAACATTCGACGACCTAACCTGGGAGTGTCAACAAGCAATAGACGTTTATCCGCCAACGGCTTTAACAATATCTAAGATTGGGTTAACTTTCTCTGAGTATGTTCTGGAAGCAGCCAGGGCAGCAGAAGATGACAAACTGATGGTACTCTGTGTTCATACCGACGCAGACGACGAAAGTGATACAAACACGTTTGCTCACCGAATTAGCCCTGCGTTTGCCGATGTAGAGACATGCACAGACGCCGTTTGCAAAAATTTGGTGGCTATTGTGCCCGTGCGGATGACTGAAGCCTGGATGCTGGCCGATAAGGAGGCATTGAAAGCCGAAATTGGGACGGATAAAACAGATGCGCAGTTAGGGCTGATACGGCCGCCAGAAAGCATAGCCGATCCCAAAGAGACGATCAAAGACGCCATTCGGCTGGCGTTCGACCATCGGTCAAGACGTAGTCGTAATCAGGCTTCTATTAGTGATCTTTATGAACCGCTGGGCGCAACGGTTCGTCTGGAGCGTTTGGCTTTGCTGCCTTCGTACCAAAAATTTCAGGAGGCCGTTCGGGAAGCGTTCCGGCGGCTCAACTACCTGCATTAA
- a CDS encoding DEAD/DEAH box helicase family protein encodes MKLKFDSSQAYQLDAIQSIVDLFDGQPLTNGDYSVQINTSTVGGYGSLFQSELGIGNNIVLDEEVLLKNLNAVQERNDLEPISGKQFRQNGLNFSVEMETGTGKTYVYLRTIFELSQKYGFKKFIIVVPSVPIREGTLKNIEITAEHFRSLYNNIEFEHFVYDSRKANRLRQFATSNQIQLMVINIDAFRKDFSDSESEKKSNVIFKENDKLSGRKPIEFVQATQPIVIIDEPQSVDGTPRAQEAIKSLNPSCILRYSATHRNPYNLVYQLDPVKAYALRLVKQIVVASVMGENAQNDAYIKLLEVDNKSGIRARLRIQVQATGQIKEKDVWVKQNADLFTLSNEREAYRNGFEVLDISAEPGNEFIDFTSGRLYIGQERGGIKEDLMQVQIRNTIKKHLDKELQLKGKGVKVLSLFFIDKVANYREYDADGSPQKGKFASLFEQYYRELIQLPMYRELDVYPVEQLHDGYFSQDKKGVYKDTTGSTQADDDTYAKIMRNKEQLLSLDEPLKFIFSHSALREGWDNPNVFQICTLNESRSAFKKRQEIGRGLRLPVNQNGERIFDNTVNKLTVIANESYDEFAKKLQNEYEDDCGVTFGKVPKTGFARIIRLVGEQEMPIGRTGSERIWAEIVGGGMLDANGKILPAFNPKREGFTLGLSDDFKDVENEVVTILQSYQLERHIKKDEEPKPLRINKRVYLDEDFKRLWERIKPKTTYQVDFDTEELVRNCVKAIRAMEKVEPATIVYKEAQLDVAVKGVSASETKVLYHKVQFSGALPDILAYLQKETELTRRTLVDILTKSERLQEFAINPQRFMDAVAAVIKHELHQLMIDGIKYERIADQEWSMRLFEDYEIKSYLDSRLEVNKSVYDAIVYDSNVERTFAEALDKREDVKLFVKLPDWFKIETPIGTYNPDWAIVKHEDDTLYLVRETKDTHNYEKLRNSEAAKIRCGREHFKALGVNYKQIVLASEI; translated from the coding sequence ATGAAACTCAAATTTGACAGTTCGCAAGCCTACCAGCTTGACGCCATACAAAGCATTGTCGACCTATTCGATGGTCAGCCACTAACCAACGGCGACTATTCTGTTCAGATCAACACCTCCACCGTAGGCGGCTACGGAAGTCTGTTCCAATCCGAACTGGGCATTGGTAACAACATCGTGCTCGATGAAGAGGTACTGCTCAAGAACCTGAACGCCGTCCAGGAGCGGAACGACCTTGAACCAATATCGGGTAAGCAGTTTCGCCAAAACGGCCTGAACTTCTCGGTCGAGATGGAAACCGGTACGGGTAAGACCTACGTCTACCTACGAACCATCTTCGAGCTGAGCCAGAAATACGGTTTCAAAAAGTTTATCATCGTGGTACCCAGCGTCCCGATTCGCGAGGGTACGCTCAAGAACATTGAGATCACGGCCGAGCACTTCCGGAGCCTGTACAACAACATTGAGTTTGAGCATTTCGTCTACGACAGCCGGAAAGCCAACCGATTGCGGCAGTTCGCGACCAGCAACCAGATTCAGTTGATGGTCATTAACATCGACGCCTTCCGCAAAGACTTTTCCGACAGTGAAAGCGAGAAGAAGAGCAACGTCATCTTCAAAGAAAACGACAAGCTTTCGGGTCGTAAGCCCATTGAGTTTGTGCAGGCCACCCAGCCCATTGTCATCATCGACGAACCGCAAAGTGTCGACGGCACACCCCGAGCGCAGGAAGCCATTAAATCACTGAATCCGTCGTGTATTTTACGGTATTCGGCCACGCATCGCAATCCCTACAACCTGGTGTATCAGTTAGACCCGGTTAAGGCATATGCCCTGCGGTTGGTGAAGCAGATTGTTGTCGCGTCGGTGATGGGTGAGAACGCACAGAACGATGCGTATATCAAACTGCTGGAGGTTGACAACAAGAGTGGTATTCGGGCTAGGCTTCGCATTCAGGTGCAGGCTACGGGTCAGATAAAGGAGAAAGATGTTTGGGTGAAGCAAAACGCGGATTTGTTTACGCTGTCCAATGAGCGCGAAGCCTACCGAAACGGATTTGAGGTGCTCGACATCAGTGCCGAACCTGGTAACGAGTTTATCGACTTTACGTCAGGGCGGCTGTACATTGGTCAGGAGCGGGGCGGCATCAAAGAAGATTTGATGCAGGTGCAGATCCGGAACACCATTAAAAAACACCTCGATAAAGAACTCCAGTTGAAAGGAAAGGGTGTCAAAGTGCTGTCGCTGTTTTTCATCGACAAAGTGGCTAACTACCGCGAGTATGATGCTGACGGGAGTCCCCAGAAAGGCAAGTTTGCAAGCTTGTTCGAGCAGTATTACCGCGAGTTGATCCAACTACCCATGTACCGGGAACTGGACGTGTACCCCGTTGAGCAATTGCACGATGGTTACTTCTCGCAGGATAAAAAAGGCGTTTACAAAGACACCACTGGCTCAACCCAGGCCGACGACGACACCTACGCTAAAATCATGCGGAATAAAGAGCAACTGCTGTCGCTTGATGAGCCGTTGAAGTTTATTTTCTCGCACTCGGCCCTGCGTGAAGGCTGGGACAATCCAAACGTGTTTCAAATCTGTACCCTGAACGAAAGCCGCTCGGCGTTCAAAAAACGGCAGGAAATTGGTCGGGGGTTGCGCTTGCCCGTCAACCAGAATGGCGAACGCATTTTCGATAATACCGTGAACAAGCTGACGGTTATCGCCAACGAGAGCTACGACGAGTTTGCGAAGAAACTACAAAACGAATACGAAGACGACTGTGGGGTTACGTTCGGGAAAGTGCCTAAAACTGGCTTTGCCCGCATTATTCGGCTGGTTGGTGAACAGGAAATGCCTATCGGTCGTACTGGGTCAGAGCGTATCTGGGCCGAAATAGTCGGTGGCGGTATGCTCGACGCAAACGGCAAGATTCTGCCCGCCTTCAACCCGAAGCGGGAGGGTTTTACGCTGGGCTTGTCGGACGATTTCAAGGATGTCGAAAACGAGGTTGTTACAATCTTGCAGTCGTATCAGCTTGAGCGGCACATCAAGAAAGACGAAGAACCTAAGCCGCTTCGCATCAATAAGCGGGTGTACTTGGACGAAGACTTTAAACGGCTGTGGGAACGGATTAAGCCAAAGACGACGTATCAGGTTGATTTCGATACCGAAGAACTGGTGCGAAACTGTGTCAAAGCCATCCGTGCCATGGAAAAGGTGGAGCCCGCTACAATTGTCTACAAAGAAGCGCAGTTAGACGTAGCCGTAAAAGGCGTATCCGCGAGCGAAACCAAAGTTTTGTACCACAAAGTACAGTTTTCTGGTGCCCTGCCCGACATCCTGGCTTACCTTCAAAAAGAAACCGAATTGACCCGCCGGACGCTGGTAGATATACTGACCAAAAGCGAGCGCTTGCAGGAATTTGCCATTAACCCACAACGGTTTATGGATGCAGTAGCCGCCGTGATTAAGCACGAACTTCACCAGCTAATGATTGACGGCATTAAGTACGAACGCATCGCGGACCAGGAGTGGAGTATGCGGCTATTCGAAGATTACGAAATCAAAAGCTACCTGGACAGTCGCTTAGAGGTTAACAAATCGGTTTACGATGCGATCGTTTACGACAGTAACGTCGAGCGAACCTTTGCCGAAGCGCTGGATAAGCGGGAAGATGTTAAGCTATTCGTCAAGTTACCGGATTGGTTCAAGATAGAAACGCCCATCGGCACGTATAATCCCGATTGGGCCATTGTCAAACATGAAGATGATACACTCTATTTAGTGCGTGAAACGAAGGATACGCACAATTACGAAAAACTACGTAACTCAGAAGCCGCCAAGATCCGCTGTGGCCGCGAACACTTCAAAGCATTAGGTGTCAACTACAAGCAGATCGTCTTAGCGTCGGAGATTTAG
- a CDS encoding IS3 family transposase (programmed frameshift) — MKGKSKRKFTSEFKLKVVLEVLKEKDTLAVISKRHELHPNQISDWKRQFLQGAASVFEAGCKPTSTNAEPETALLYEQIGRLQMEPDFFQKKVDAMSLSQRRSLLDAALSTSIRQQCQWVGLPRSTYYYQPVVATSDDLLLMRLLDEQYLLTPQYGYRKMQVALAKAGYCVNHKRVRRLMQILGIEAIYPKINTSKPAIGHRIYPYLLRGLVIVRVHQVWATDITYVPMATGYMYLMAIIDLYSRYVLSWSVSNTMEADWCCGVLRKALGSYPQPEIFNTDQGSQFTSDDFTSVLLDQNIRISMDGKGRALDNIFVERLWRSVKYEDIYLKAYQDGWQLEAGLQAYFEFYNCRRFHQSLNYRTPEEVLKGIKSSQTK, encoded by the exons ATGAAAGGCAAGAGCAAACGTAAATTTACCTCTGAATTCAAACTCAAGGTAGTACTTGAAGTCCTTAAAGAAAAGGATACATTGGCTGTCATCAGCAAACGCCACGAGCTTCATCCGAATCAGATCAGTGACTGGAAGCGGCAATTCCTACAGGGGGCCGCTTCCGTTTTCGAGGCAGGTTGCAAACCCACATCGACCAACGCAGAACCCGAAACCGCCTTGCTCTATGAGCAGATTGGACGATTACAAATGGAAC CTGACTTTTTTCAAAAAAAAGTTGACGCCATGAGTCTTTCGCAGCGACGATCACTGCTTGATGCAGCTTTATCAACTAGCATTCGCCAACAATGCCAGTGGGTAGGATTGCCCCGCTCAACCTATTACTACCAACCGGTAGTAGCCACATCAGACGATTTACTACTGATGCGTTTGCTGGATGAGCAGTACCTGCTAACTCCGCAGTACGGGTACCGCAAGATGCAGGTAGCCCTGGCAAAGGCAGGCTATTGTGTCAATCACAAACGCGTTCGGCGTCTCATGCAAATACTTGGCATAGAAGCCATTTATCCTAAAATAAACACCTCGAAACCGGCCATAGGCCACCGAATTTATCCCTATTTGCTGCGGGGGTTGGTCATTGTGCGGGTCCACCAAGTTTGGGCTACTGACATTACCTATGTACCCATGGCGACCGGATATATGTACCTGATGGCCATCATCGATCTGTATAGTCGATACGTATTAAGTTGGTCCGTTTCCAACACCATGGAGGCTGATTGGTGTTGTGGCGTGTTACGAAAGGCCTTAGGGAGCTATCCTCAACCCGAGATTTTTAACACCGATCAAGGCAGTCAATTTACCTCGGATGATTTTACAAGTGTCCTGCTCGATCAGAACATTCGCATCTCAATGGACGGCAAAGGGCGGGCATTGGACAACATATTCGTAGAGCGGCTTTGGCGAAGCGTAAAATATGAGGATATTTATCTGAAAGCCTACCAGGATGGCTGGCAGTTAGAGGCAGGCTTACAAGCTTATTTCGAGTTTTATAACTGTCGGCGCTTTCACCAGTCGCTGAATTATCGAACGCCTGAAGAGGTATTAAAGGGAATAAAAAGCAGTCAAACCAAGTAG